In the Mastomys coucha isolate ucsf_1 unplaced genomic scaffold, UCSF_Mcou_1 pScaffold18, whole genome shotgun sequence genome, one interval contains:
- the Cer1 gene encoding cerberus, with amino-acid sequence MHLLLLQLLVLLPLGKAGLCVDGCQSQGSFSFPLLERGHRDLHAANHEEAEDKPDLFVAVPHLMGTSLAGEGQRQREEMLSRLGRFWKKPETELYPTRDVESDHVSSGIQALTQPADGRKPERSPLQEEAKKFWHRFMLRKGPASQGVILPIKSHEVHWETCRTVPFNQTVAHEDCQKVVVQNNLCFGKCGSIHFPGEGSHAHSFCSHCSPTKFTTVHLRLNCTSPTPVVKMVMQVEECQCMVKAECGEERLLLAGSQDSFISGFLASETNP; translated from the exons ATGCATCTCCTCTTACTCCAGTTGCTTGTTCTCTTGCCTCTGGGGAAGGCAGGCCTATGTGTGGATGGCTGCCAGAGTCAgggctctttttcctttcctctcctagAAAGGGGTCACAGAGATCTCCACGCGGCCAACCACGAGGAGGCAGAAGACAAGCCCGATCTCTTTGTGGCCGTGCCACATCTCATGGGCACCAGCCTGGCTGGGGAaggccagaggcagagagaagagatgcTGTCCAGGCTTGGAAGATTCTGGAAGAAACCTGAGACAGAACTTTACCCGACAAGGGATGTGGAAAGCGATCATGTTTCATCCGGGATCCAGGCCCTCACTCAGCCAGCCGATGGGAGGAAACCGGAGAGATCACCTCTTCAGGAGGAAGCCAAGAAGTTCTGGCATCGCTTCATGCTCAGAAAAGGCCCAGCCTCCCAGGGCGTCATCCTGCCCATTAAAAGCCACGAAGTGCACTGGGAGACCTGCAGGACAGTGCCCTTCAACCAG ACCGTTGCCCATGAAGACTGTCAAAAAGTTGTTGTCCAGAACAACCTTTGCTTTGGGAAATGcggttccattcattttcctggagAAGGATCACATGCACACAGCTTCTGCTCCCACTGCTCACCCACCAAATTCACCACCGTGCACTTGAGGCTGAACTGCACCAGCCCAACCCCCGTGGTCAAGATGGTGATGCAAGTAGAAGAATGTCAGTGCATGGTGAAGGCAGAATGTGGAGAGGAGCGCCTCCTACTGGCTGGTTCCCAGGATTCCTTCATCTCTGGATTTCTAGCTTCAGAAACAAACCCATGA